In Phocoena phocoena chromosome 12, mPhoPho1.1, whole genome shotgun sequence, the following proteins share a genomic window:
- the FAM162B gene encoding protein FAM162B, which produces MLIDSCCASLLAQSNSINAFNTSGTELPQEESSPAVRSLPGPAWRPSQPPSRVAGWGRRRSLLANVGRLLHLRLGRIPRCAPGAPPEAARLPVTSLRPPGHPQYSSGGAPGGSEPPGSSGKAHRVPAEHKPSQLDREILLWIGRFTTMEEIPPRIPPEMIDAASNKVQLKACYIMIGLTIIACFAVIASAKRILSSADHFLP; this is translated from the exons AAACGCCTTTAACACGAGCGGCACGGAGCTGCCTCAGGAGGAAAGTAGTCCCGCCGTCAGGTCGCTCCCGGGCCCCGCCTGGCGACCGTCCCAGCCCCCGTCCCGGGTCGCCGGCTGGGGGCGCA GGCGCAGCTTGCTCGCCAACGTCGGGCGCCTCCTGCACCTCCGCCTGGGGCGCATCCCCCGCTGCGCCCCGGGAGCGCCCCCAGAAGCCGCGCGGCTGCCCGTCACGTCTCTCCGGCCCCCCGGTCACCCCCAGTACTCCAGCGGCGGGGCCCCCGGCGGCTCGGAGCCCCCAGGCTCCT CAGGGAAGGCCCATAGGGTCCCCGCCGAGCACAAGCCGTCGCAATTAGACAGGGAAATCCTGCTGTGGATCGGGCGTTTCACAACGATGGAGGAGATCCCGCCTCGGATTCC GCCAGAAATGATAGATGCTGCAAGTAACAAAGTACAACTGAAAGCTTGTTACATAATGATTGGACTCACAATCATCGCCTGCTTTGCAGTGATAGCGTCAGCCAAAAGG ATTCTTTCATCTGCTGATCACTTTTTACCATGA